In the Streptomyces fradiae ATCC 10745 = DSM 40063 genome, one interval contains:
- a CDS encoding dihydrodipicolinate synthase family protein, translated as MVRLPNPDGTTRAYRPRTAPRAFAAGAPLASRTVFSAAHVVADPYADTDPDSPAAVDWDATLAFRRHLWAHGLGVAEAMDTAQRGMGLDWAGAAELIRRSAAEAKAVGGRIACGVGTDQLPGPLTGPAGLDAVRAAYEEQLALVEETGSQAIVMASRALAAAARTPDDYLELYAHLLRQAAEPVILHWLGPMFDPALEGYWGSTDLDAATETFLEVVATHPDKVDGVKISLLDAGREVELRRRLPEGVRCYTGDDFHYPELIAGDERGFSHALLGVFDPLGPLAAEAVRVLDTGDTEGFRALLDPTVELSRHLFRAPTRFYKTGVVFLAWLAGHQDHFAMVGGLQSARSLPHLARAYELADGLGLFPDPELAAARMASLLAVYGVNR; from the coding sequence GTGGTGCGGCTGCCGAACCCGGACGGCACCACGCGCGCGTACCGGCCCCGCACCGCGCCCCGCGCGTTCGCGGCCGGCGCCCCGCTCGCCTCCCGTACGGTCTTCTCCGCCGCGCACGTCGTCGCCGACCCGTACGCCGACACGGACCCGGACTCCCCGGCCGCCGTCGACTGGGACGCCACCCTCGCCTTCCGCCGCCACCTGTGGGCCCACGGGCTCGGCGTCGCGGAGGCCATGGACACCGCGCAGCGCGGGATGGGCCTGGACTGGGCGGGCGCCGCCGAGCTGATCCGCCGCTCCGCCGCCGAGGCGAAGGCCGTCGGCGGCCGGATCGCCTGCGGCGTCGGCACCGACCAGCTGCCCGGCCCGCTGACCGGCCCCGCCGGCCTGGACGCCGTCCGCGCCGCCTACGAGGAGCAGCTGGCCCTCGTCGAGGAGACCGGCTCCCAGGCCATCGTCATGGCCTCGCGCGCGCTGGCCGCCGCCGCCCGCACCCCGGACGACTACCTGGAGCTGTACGCCCATCTGCTGCGCCAGGCCGCCGAACCGGTCATCCTCCACTGGCTCGGCCCCATGTTCGACCCCGCCCTGGAGGGCTACTGGGGATCCACCGACCTCGACGCGGCCACGGAGACCTTCCTGGAGGTCGTCGCCACCCACCCCGACAAGGTGGACGGCGTCAAGATCTCCCTCCTCGACGCGGGACGGGAGGTCGAGCTGCGCCGCCGCCTCCCCGAGGGCGTCCGCTGCTACACCGGCGACGACTTCCACTACCCGGAGCTGATCGCGGGCGACGAGCGCGGCTTCAGCCACGCCCTGCTCGGCGTCTTCGACCCGCTCGGCCCGCTCGCCGCCGAGGCGGTCCGCGTCCTCGACACCGGCGACACCGAGGGCTTCCGTGCTCTCCTCGACCCGACGGTGGAGCTGTCCCGGCACCTGTTCCGGGCGCCCACCCGCTTCTACAAGACCGGCGTGGTGTTCCTGGCCTGGCTCGCCGGCCACCAGGACCACTTCGCGATGGTCGGCGGGCTCCAGTCGGCGCGCTCCCTGCCGCACCTGGCGCGCGCGTACGAACTGGCCGACGGGCTCGGCCTGTTCCCCGACCCGGAGCTGGCGGCGGCCCGCATGGCGTCCCTCCTGGCCGTGTACGGGGTGAACAGGTGA
- a CDS encoding Gfo/Idh/MocA family protein: MTRRTVRIAMNGVTGRMGYRQHLVRSILAIREQGGLDLGGGDVLWPEPILVGRREHALRELAQRHGLEECSTDLDAVLADGRTDVYFDAQVTSARVDALTKAIDAGKHVYTEKPTAADLAGALGLARRAREAGIRHGVVQDKIFLPGLLKLKRLVDGGFFGEILSVRGEFGYWVFEGDWQDAQRPSWNYRAQDGGGIVVDMFPHWEYVLHELFGRVTGVSAHVTTHVPRRWDENGKPYTATADDAAYGIFELEGGAVAQINSSWAVRVHRDELVEFQVDGTHGSAVAGLRECRVQHRSMTPKPVWNPDLPADHSFRDQWQRVPDNAVFDNGFKAQWELFLRHVYLDEPYHWDLLAGARGVQLAELGLRSSAEGRRFEVPELSL, from the coding sequence GTGACACGCAGGACAGTGCGGATCGCCATGAACGGCGTCACCGGCCGGATGGGCTACCGCCAGCACCTGGTGCGCTCCATCCTCGCCATCCGCGAGCAGGGCGGCCTCGACCTCGGCGGCGGCGACGTGCTGTGGCCCGAACCGATCCTCGTCGGCCGCCGGGAGCACGCCCTGCGCGAGCTGGCGCAGCGCCACGGGCTCGAGGAGTGCTCCACCGACCTCGACGCCGTCCTCGCGGACGGGCGCACCGACGTCTACTTCGACGCGCAGGTCACCTCCGCGCGCGTGGACGCCCTGACCAAGGCCATCGACGCCGGCAAGCACGTCTACACCGAGAAGCCCACCGCCGCCGACCTCGCCGGCGCCCTCGGGCTGGCCCGCCGCGCGCGCGAGGCGGGGATCAGGCACGGCGTCGTCCAGGACAAGATCTTCCTGCCGGGCCTGCTGAAGCTGAAGCGGCTCGTCGACGGCGGCTTCTTCGGCGAGATCCTGTCCGTGCGCGGGGAGTTCGGCTACTGGGTCTTCGAGGGCGACTGGCAGGACGCCCAGCGGCCCAGCTGGAACTACCGCGCGCAGGACGGCGGCGGCATCGTCGTGGACATGTTCCCGCACTGGGAGTACGTGCTCCACGAGCTGTTCGGCCGCGTCACCGGCGTGAGCGCCCACGTCACCACCCACGTCCCGCGGCGCTGGGACGAGAACGGCAAGCCGTACACCGCCACCGCCGACGACGCCGCCTACGGGATCTTCGAGCTGGAGGGCGGCGCCGTCGCCCAGATCAACTCCTCCTGGGCGGTGCGCGTCCACCGCGACGAGCTGGTCGAGTTCCAGGTCGACGGCACCCACGGCTCCGCCGTGGCCGGGCTGCGCGAGTGCCGCGTCCAGCACCGCTCCATGACGCCCAAGCCGGTCTGGAACCCGGACCTGCCGGCCGACCACTCCTTCCGCGACCAGTGGCAGCGGGTGCCGGACAACGCCGTGTTCGACAACGGCTTCAAGGCGCAGTGGGAGCTGTTCCTGCGCCATGTGTACCTCGACGAGCCGTACCACTGGGACCTCCTCGCGGGCGCCCGCGGCGTGCAGCTGGCCGAGCTGGGCCTGAGGTCCTCCGCCGAGGGCCGCCGCTTCGAGGTGCCGGAGCTGTCGCTGTGA
- a CDS encoding LacI family DNA-binding transcriptional regulator, with amino-acid sequence MTVTLADVAARARVSPATVSRVLNGNYPVAESTRERVLRAVDELDYVLNGPASALAAATSDLVGILVNDIADPFFGIIAGAAQSAIGDTGSGRAGGEKLAVVCNTGGSPEKELTYLTLLQRQRATAVVVTGGAPADPDHIAALTAKLTRLGDAGTRVVLCGRPPLPGDAATATLAFDNRGGARGLTGHLLALGHRRIGYVAGPADRTTTRDRLDGHRDAMAAAGLAGPELDRLTVYGQYTRASGYEATRELLAREPSLTAVVAANDTVALGACAALRGAGLRIPEDVSVAGFDDLPFSVDAVPSLTTVRLPLHEAGVRAGRLAMGVEAPPPGGTAVIPGELTLRASTAPPRA; translated from the coding sequence ATGACAGTGACCCTGGCCGACGTGGCGGCACGCGCGCGTGTGTCGCCGGCGACCGTCTCGCGCGTCCTCAACGGCAACTACCCCGTCGCCGAGTCCACCCGCGAGCGGGTGCTGCGCGCGGTGGACGAGCTCGACTACGTCCTCAACGGCCCCGCCAGCGCCCTCGCCGCCGCCACCTCCGACCTGGTGGGCATCCTCGTCAACGACATCGCGGACCCCTTCTTCGGGATCATCGCGGGCGCCGCGCAGAGCGCCATCGGGGACACGGGTTCGGGCCGCGCGGGCGGCGAGAAGCTGGCCGTCGTCTGCAACACGGGCGGCTCGCCCGAGAAGGAGCTGACGTACCTGACGCTCCTCCAGCGCCAGCGCGCCACCGCCGTCGTCGTCACGGGCGGCGCGCCGGCCGACCCGGACCACATCGCGGCGCTGACCGCCAAACTGACCCGGCTCGGCGACGCCGGGACGCGCGTCGTCCTGTGCGGCCGGCCGCCCCTGCCGGGCGACGCGGCCACCGCGACGCTCGCCTTCGACAACCGGGGCGGCGCGCGCGGCCTCACCGGGCACCTGCTGGCCCTCGGCCACCGCCGGATCGGATACGTCGCCGGGCCGGCCGACCGGACCACCACCCGCGACCGGCTGGACGGCCATCGCGACGCCATGGCGGCGGCCGGGCTCGCCGGGCCGGAGCTCGACCGGCTCACCGTGTACGGGCAGTACACCCGCGCCTCCGGCTACGAGGCGACGCGGGAGCTGCTGGCCCGCGAACCGTCGCTGACGGCGGTCGTCGCCGCCAACGACACCGTGGCGCTCGGCGCGTGCGCGGCGCTGCGGGGGGCGGGGCTGCGCATCCCGGAGGACGTGTCCGTGGCGGGCTTCGACGACCTGCCGTTCTCGGTGGACGCGGTGCCGTCGCTCACGACGGTACGGCTGCCGCTGCACGAGGCGGGCGTGCGGGCGGGCCGCCTCGCCATGGGCGTGGAGGCGCCGCCGCCGGGCGGCACGGCGGTGATCCCGGGCGAGCTGACCCTGCGCGCCTCCACGGCACCCCCGCGCGCGTAG
- a CDS encoding dihydrofolate reductase family protein: MAQLLRVQNFNVSRDGIGAGEHQTLENPFGHGVDPAKLFAWAGATASWPMRTAPGGSRGLDDYLTRDYARNIGAEIMGRNKFGPQRGPWENHEWRGWWGDEPPFRTPVFVMTHHERPSFTLSDTTFHFVAGDPATVLEQAREAAQGKDVRLGGGVTTIRQFLDAGLVDTMHVAVSPVKLGTGLRLWDSPDELLDRFHLEVVPSPSGVTHHLFWRK; this comes from the coding sequence GTGGCTCAGCTACTGAGAGTCCAGAACTTCAACGTCTCACGTGACGGCATCGGTGCCGGTGAGCACCAGACCCTCGAGAATCCGTTCGGCCACGGCGTCGATCCCGCGAAGCTGTTCGCGTGGGCCGGCGCCACGGCCAGCTGGCCCATGCGCACGGCCCCTGGGGGCAGCCGTGGCCTCGACGACTACTTGACGCGGGACTACGCACGCAACATCGGCGCCGAGATCATGGGCCGCAACAAGTTCGGCCCCCAGCGTGGCCCCTGGGAGAACCACGAGTGGCGCGGCTGGTGGGGTGACGAGCCCCCGTTCCGCACCCCGGTGTTCGTCATGACCCACCACGAGCGTCCTTCGTTCACGCTCTCCGACACCACGTTCCACTTCGTCGCCGGCGATCCGGCCACGGTCCTCGAGCAGGCGCGGGAGGCGGCTCAGGGCAAGGATGTCCGACTCGGCGGCGGCGTCACCACCATCCGGCAGTTCCTTGACGCCGGCCTCGTCGACACCATGCATGTGGCGGTCTCACCGGTGAAGCTCGGAACCGGACTGCGGCTCTGGGACTCCCCCGATGAGCTGCTCGACCGGTTCCACCTGGAGGTCGTGCCCAGCCCGAGCGGCGTGACGCACCATCTGTTCTGGCGAAAGTGA
- a CDS encoding GNAT family N-acetyltransferase — translation MDLREERAGDAQAVRDVHLRAFGDHGLVVADLVESLRDTLTPGDGLSLVAERDGRVVGHVMFTRSLLDAPRRLVEVQVLSPLAVLPEFQGRGAGSALVRHGLGVLAERAVPLVFLEGHPGYYPRLGFEPGAGLGFRKPSLRIPDGAFQVVRLPAYEPWMTGTLVYAEPFWRHDAVGLRDPEER, via the coding sequence ATGGATCTTCGCGAGGAACGGGCGGGCGACGCACAGGCCGTGCGCGACGTGCATCTGCGGGCGTTCGGGGACCACGGCCTGGTCGTGGCCGACCTGGTCGAGTCCCTGCGCGACACCCTCACGCCCGGGGACGGCCTGTCCCTGGTGGCCGAGCGGGACGGGCGGGTCGTCGGCCATGTCATGTTCACCCGCAGCCTGCTCGACGCCCCTCGGCGGCTGGTCGAGGTGCAGGTCCTGAGCCCCTTGGCCGTGCTGCCGGAGTTCCAGGGGCGCGGTGCCGGCTCGGCCCTGGTCCGGCACGGGCTGGGGGTCCTCGCCGAGCGCGCCGTCCCCCTCGTCTTCCTGGAGGGGCATCCGGGCTACTACCCGCGCCTCGGCTTCGAGCCGGGCGCCGGCCTGGGCTTCCGCAAGCCGTCCCTGCGCATCCCGGACGGCGCCTTCCAGGTCGTCAGGCTTCCGGCGTACGAGCCGTGGATGACGGGCACCCTGGTCTACGCGGAGCCGTTCTGGCGGCACGACGCGGTCGGCCTCCGGGACCCCGAGGAGCGGTGA
- a CDS encoding phosphotransferase family protein: MNAQLVKPGEACGPLAPATGRWVGRYLARGERIARVVPLRGGWTSEMRRLDVVGPQGRRSLVLRQFVKPFFVRHAEGLLGREAEVLRLLGPTGVPAAEPVAVDPAGEHCAYPSLLMSLLPGAVRLDDEGAGARAPLLARQLAVIHRVAVAEAGKPRVYQAWTSPERVTPPAGTERPGLWARAVDVIRGEAPAYRGCFLHRDFHPGNVLFSGGGAPDGERGGAPDGGRGGAAAAGDGAARIGDAARSGAREAAAGDGALRVSGVVDWVETSWGPADLDVAHCSTALTLLHGVPAGMAFADLYAAAGGILAEDPAAHLYWRLVDALAYAPDAEKVAVPWRELGRTDLTPAVLAGRLEAYVQALLDRYGG, from the coding sequence ATGAACGCGCAGTTGGTGAAGCCCGGGGAGGCGTGCGGGCCGTTGGCGCCCGCGACCGGCCGGTGGGTGGGGCGGTACCTCGCGCGCGGGGAGCGGATCGCCCGTGTCGTGCCGCTGCGCGGCGGGTGGACGTCCGAGATGCGGCGGCTGGACGTGGTGGGGCCGCAGGGGCGGCGGTCGCTGGTGCTGCGCCAGTTCGTGAAGCCGTTCTTCGTGCGGCACGCGGAGGGGCTGCTCGGACGGGAGGCCGAGGTGCTGCGGCTGCTCGGCCCTACCGGTGTGCCCGCCGCCGAACCGGTCGCCGTGGACCCGGCCGGGGAGCACTGCGCGTACCCGTCGCTGCTGATGTCGCTGCTGCCCGGCGCCGTACGGCTGGACGACGAGGGGGCCGGGGCCCGCGCGCCGCTGCTGGCCCGGCAGTTGGCGGTCATCCACCGGGTGGCCGTGGCGGAGGCCGGGAAGCCGCGCGTCTACCAGGCGTGGACGTCGCCGGAGCGGGTGACCCCGCCCGCCGGTACGGAACGCCCCGGCCTGTGGGCCCGCGCCGTGGACGTCATCCGGGGCGAGGCGCCCGCCTACCGGGGATGCTTCCTGCACCGGGACTTCCACCCCGGGAACGTCCTCTTCAGCGGGGGCGGTGCGCCCGACGGGGAGAGGGGCGGTGCGCCCGACGGTGGGAGGGGCGGTGCGGCGGCGGCCGGGGACGGTGCGGCCCGGATCGGTGATGCTGCCCGGAGCGGTGCGCGGGAGGCGGCGGCCGGGGACGGTGCGCTGCGGGTCAGCGGGGTCGTCGACTGGGTCGAGACCTCCTGGGGGCCCGCCGACCTGGACGTGGCCCACTGCTCGACCGCGCTCACCCTGCTGCACGGCGTCCCGGCGGGCATGGCCTTCGCCGACCTGTACGCGGCGGCGGGCGGCATCCTCGCCGAGGACCCGGCGGCCCATCTGTACTGGCGGCTGGTCGACGCGCTGGCGTACGCGCCCGACGCCGAGAAGGTCGCGGTGCCCTGGCGCGAGCTGGGCCGCACCGACCTGACGCCCGCCGTGCTGGCCGGGCGGCTCGAGGCGTACGTACAGGCCCTTCTGGACCGTTACGGCGGCTGA
- a CDS encoding carbohydrate-binding protein produces the protein MSTRTARYALACATALAAAGTVVMLPAATAAAAPVGYEAERSPATCDGTLDSNHAGYSGTGFCNGRNAVGAALQFTVDAPQAGTATLTFRYANGTTAPRPAALTVGGASAGQVSFAPTGAWTTWATATLTVPLGAGANTVRLSPTTGEGLPNIDRLEVEAGGTSTPPPAAGALYVAPNGTDGAAGTPSAPTTLTSAISRVAPGGTIYVRGGTYRFSQTVTIPAGRNGTASARTTLAAYPGERPVLNFSAQSENSANRGLALNASYWHVNGLTVERAGDNGIFVGGSHNVIERTVTRFNRDTGLQLSRMASSTPRDQWPSHNLVLSAESHDNADSDGEDADGFAAKLTVGPGNVFRYAVAHNNIDDGWDLYTKSDTGPIGAVTIEDSLAYENGTLSDGTQNSSGDRNGYKLGGEDIGVDHVVRRSIAYDNGKHGFTYNRNPGSMTVSNNLSVDNAERNYTWETGSSVFRGNTSCRSGSGSNDKVVGNADSSNQFWSGTNGSRCSSYSGALTWSYDSDGRLRVALGGRPVTL, from the coding sequence ATGAGCACCAGAACCGCACGGTACGCGCTCGCCTGCGCCACCGCCCTGGCCGCCGCCGGCACCGTCGTGATGCTGCCCGCCGCCACCGCCGCGGCCGCCCCCGTCGGGTACGAGGCCGAGCGCTCCCCCGCCACCTGCGACGGCACCCTCGACAGCAATCACGCCGGATACTCGGGCACCGGCTTCTGCAACGGCCGCAACGCCGTGGGCGCCGCCCTCCAGTTCACGGTCGACGCCCCGCAGGCCGGCACGGCGACGCTGACCTTCCGGTACGCCAACGGCACCACCGCGCCGCGCCCCGCCGCCCTCACCGTCGGCGGCGCCTCCGCCGGCCAGGTGTCGTTCGCGCCCACCGGCGCCTGGACCACCTGGGCGACCGCGACCCTGACCGTCCCGCTCGGCGCGGGCGCCAACACCGTCCGGCTCAGCCCCACCACGGGGGAGGGCCTGCCCAACATCGACCGCCTGGAGGTGGAGGCGGGCGGCACGAGCACCCCGCCGCCCGCGGCCGGCGCCCTGTACGTCGCGCCGAACGGCACCGACGGCGCCGCCGGTACGCCGTCGGCGCCCACCACCCTGACCTCCGCCATCAGCCGCGTCGCGCCGGGCGGGACCATCTACGTGCGCGGCGGGACGTACCGCTTCTCGCAGACCGTCACCATCCCGGCCGGCCGGAACGGCACCGCGAGCGCCCGCACCACGCTCGCCGCCTACCCGGGCGAGCGGCCCGTGCTGAACTTCTCCGCCCAGAGCGAGAACTCCGCCAACCGGGGCCTCGCCCTCAACGCCTCGTACTGGCACGTCAACGGCCTCACCGTCGAACGCGCCGGGGACAACGGCATCTTCGTCGGCGGCAGCCACAACGTCATCGAGCGGACGGTCACCCGCTTCAACCGCGACACCGGCCTGCAGCTCTCCCGCATGGCGTCCAGCACGCCCCGCGACCAGTGGCCGTCGCACAACCTCGTCCTCAGCGCCGAGTCGCACGACAACGCCGACTCCGACGGCGAGGACGCGGACGGCTTCGCCGCGAAGCTCACGGTCGGCCCCGGCAACGTCTTCCGGTACGCCGTGGCCCACAACAACATCGACGACGGCTGGGACCTGTACACCAAGTCCGACACCGGCCCCATCGGCGCGGTCACCATCGAGGACTCCCTCGCCTACGAGAACGGCACCCTCAGCGACGGCACGCAGAACTCCAGCGGCGACCGCAACGGCTACAAGCTGGGCGGCGAGGACATCGGCGTCGACCACGTCGTACGGCGCAGCATCGCGTACGACAACGGCAAGCACGGCTTCACCTACAACCGGAACCCCGGCTCCATGACGGTGTCGAACAACCTCAGCGTCGACAACGCCGAGCGCAACTACACCTGGGAGACGGGCTCCTCCGTCTTCCGCGGCAACACCTCGTGCCGCAGCGGCAGCGGCTCGAACGACAAGGTCGTCGGCAACGCCGACTCCTCGAACCAGTTCTGGTCCGGCACGAACGGCTCCCGCTGCTCCTCCTACTCGGGCGCCCTGACCTGGTCGTACGACTCCGACGGCCGCCTCCGCGTCGCCCTCGGCGGCCGCCCGGTCACCCTGTAG
- a CDS encoding sugar phosphate isomerase/epimerase family protein: MNFAFSTLGVPGMEVRDVVRTAAETGCRGVELRAHPEEPVHPGLLPQERRSVVREFAAAGVEVLAVAGYARVAAEGDDEAVYEELYRLVHLAADLGAPFVRVFPGGGGRPQDDADATAARRLGAAAEVAADAGVRVLLENHDSHPSGADTARVVAAVGHPHVGAVWDVLHSWRAGEAPARTHGLLAPYLGYVQVKDCADRDDPTPLPLGAGTLPLGACVAAAGPDGWFCWEYEKRWFPGVPALPGLLAAGRAHVEGLLAGGSR; this comes from the coding sequence ATGAACTTCGCTTTTTCGACACTCGGGGTGCCCGGCATGGAGGTGCGGGACGTGGTGCGCACGGCCGCCGAGACGGGGTGCCGGGGGGTGGAGCTGCGGGCGCACCCGGAGGAGCCCGTGCATCCCGGCCTCCTCCCGCAGGAACGGCGGTCCGTCGTGCGGGAGTTCGCCGCCGCCGGGGTGGAGGTGCTGGCCGTCGCCGGGTACGCGCGGGTCGCCGCCGAGGGGGACGACGAGGCCGTGTACGAGGAGCTGTACCGGCTCGTCCACCTCGCCGCGGACCTGGGGGCGCCCTTCGTGCGGGTCTTCCCCGGTGGGGGCGGGCGACCCCAGGACGACGCCGACGCCACGGCCGCCCGGCGGCTGGGCGCCGCCGCGGAGGTCGCCGCCGACGCCGGGGTGCGGGTCCTGCTGGAGAACCACGACTCCCACCCCTCGGGCGCCGACACCGCACGGGTCGTCGCCGCCGTGGGCCACCCGCACGTGGGCGCCGTGTGGGACGTACTGCACTCCTGGCGCGCCGGTGAGGCACCCGCGCGGACACATGGGCTGCTGGCCCCGTACCTCGGGTACGTGCAGGTCAAGGACTGCGCCGACCGCGACGACCCGACGCCCCTGCCGCTCGGCGCGGGCACCCTGCCGCTGGGCGCGTGCGTGGCGGCCGCCGGGCCGGACGGCTGGTTCTGCTGGGAGTACGAGAAGCGCTGGTTCCCCGGCGTCCCCGCACTGCCGGGGCTCCTCGCCGCCGGACGCGCCCACGTCGAGGGGCTGCTCGCCGGGGGGTCGCGCTGA
- a CDS encoding SDR family NAD(P)-dependent oxidoreductase yields the protein MDSQAYLTELFSLRGDTALVTGGSSGIGRAVATALARAGANTVVVARREAELDDTVRELEALGCRAARVAADLSTRPGVRDAAERAAAVFGEPDILVNCAGINLRPPMGELDEEVWDRTMAVNLDAPFLLGQRFGPGMAERGHGRIIHVTSQQAHRAFVQSGAYGVSKGGLESLARSQAEAWSPYGVTCNTLVPGFVLTPLNARLQERPDTVAALAGRTLVGRNGVPDDFAGAAVFLASRASAYVTGQSVFVDGGFHAH from the coding sequence ATGGACTCGCAGGCGTACCTCACCGAACTGTTCTCGCTGCGTGGCGACACCGCCCTCGTCACCGGCGGCAGCTCCGGCATCGGCCGGGCCGTCGCCACCGCCCTCGCCCGCGCCGGGGCGAACACGGTGGTCGTCGCCCGCCGCGAGGCCGAACTGGACGACACGGTCCGGGAACTGGAGGCCCTGGGCTGCCGGGCCGCCCGCGTCGCCGCCGACCTGTCCACCCGCCCCGGCGTCCGGGACGCCGCCGAGCGCGCCGCCGCCGTCTTCGGCGAGCCGGACATCCTCGTCAACTGCGCCGGGATCAACCTGCGCCCGCCCATGGGCGAGCTGGACGAGGAGGTGTGGGACCGGACGATGGCGGTGAACCTGGACGCCCCGTTCCTGCTCGGCCAGCGGTTCGGACCCGGCATGGCGGAGCGCGGGCACGGCCGGATCATCCACGTCACCTCGCAGCAGGCGCACCGGGCGTTCGTGCAGAGCGGCGCGTACGGGGTGTCCAAGGGCGGTCTGGAGTCGCTGGCCCGCTCGCAGGCGGAGGCATGGTCCCCGTACGGCGTCACCTGCAACACCCTCGTGCCCGGCTTCGTCCTGACGCCGCTCAACGCCCGGCTCCAGGAGCGGCCGGACACCGTCGCCGCCCTGGCCGGCCGGACCCTCGTCGGGCGGAACGGCGTGCCGGACGACTTCGCGGGCGCGGCCGTGTTCCTGGCGAGCCGCGCCTCGGCGTACGTGACGGGCCAGTCGGTGTTCGTGGACGGCGGCTTCCACGCCCACTGA
- a CDS encoding glycoside hydrolase family 3 protein produces MHHRATSRRTVLAAATATAATATAAVAAPLATAASASPAPSGTAAPPAGSLDADVAAAGTLDSDARERALARIVARMSLAEKVGQLFVMRVYGHSATHPDQADVDANLREIGVRTAAELVATYHVGGIIYFAWAHNTRDPHQIADLSNGIQRAALAQRVPLPVLIATDQEHGIVARVGEPATLLPGAMALGASGARDAARRAAHIAGTELAALGIRQNYAPVADVNVNPANPVIGVRSFGADPRAVARMVAAQVKGYQGAGVAAAAKHFPGHGDTTDDSHTKLPYIRHTREEWEALDAPPFRSAVAAGIDAVMTAHIVVPSLDPSEDPATLSRPILTGILRERLGYDGVVVTDSLGMEGVRTKYGDDRVPVLALKAGCDQLLNPPDLDLAWNAVLDAVRGGEISEERLDESVLRVLRLKARLGLLRDPYVTRAGVDRVVGRRAHLDAADRIADATTTLLLNEGGLLPLNRLTHRNVLVVGADPASPSGTTGPPTATLTAALDGLGFTATALSTGTAPTTARIEQAVAAAAGKDAVVVATYNVSATSTQRTLVARLAATGVPVVVVAIRNPYDVAQLTGQRAVLATYSWTDVELRAAARVVAGRVRPEGRLPVPVPRADDPTRVLYPIGYGLSY; encoded by the coding sequence GTGCACCACCGCGCCACGTCCCGACGCACCGTCCTCGCCGCCGCCACCGCGACGGCCGCCACCGCCACCGCCGCGGTCGCCGCCCCGCTGGCGACCGCCGCCTCCGCCTCCCCCGCCCCGTCCGGCACGGCCGCCCCACCGGCCGGGTCGCTCGACGCCGACGTGGCGGCCGCCGGCACCCTCGACTCCGACGCGCGGGAGCGGGCGCTCGCCCGGATCGTCGCCCGCATGAGCCTCGCGGAGAAGGTCGGCCAGCTCTTCGTGATGCGGGTGTACGGGCACTCCGCCACCCACCCCGACCAGGCCGACGTCGACGCCAACCTCCGCGAGATCGGCGTCCGCACCGCCGCCGAGCTGGTCGCCACGTACCACGTCGGCGGCATCATCTACTTCGCCTGGGCGCACAACACCCGCGACCCGCACCAGATCGCCGACCTGTCCAACGGCATCCAGCGCGCCGCGCTCGCGCAGCGCGTCCCCCTGCCCGTGCTGATCGCCACCGACCAGGAGCACGGCATCGTCGCACGGGTCGGCGAGCCCGCGACGCTGCTGCCCGGTGCGATGGCCCTCGGCGCGTCCGGCGCCCGTGACGCGGCCCGCCGGGCGGCGCACATCGCGGGCACCGAACTGGCCGCCCTCGGCATCCGCCAGAACTACGCCCCGGTCGCCGACGTCAACGTCAACCCGGCCAACCCCGTCATCGGCGTACGGTCCTTCGGCGCCGACCCGCGGGCCGTGGCCCGCATGGTCGCCGCGCAGGTGAAGGGGTACCAGGGCGCCGGGGTCGCCGCGGCGGCCAAGCACTTCCCCGGCCACGGCGACACGACCGACGACAGCCACACCAAGCTGCCGTACATCCGGCACACGCGCGAGGAGTGGGAGGCCCTCGACGCGCCGCCGTTCCGTTCCGCGGTCGCCGCCGGGATCGACGCGGTGATGACCGCGCACATCGTCGTCCCCTCCCTCGACCCGTCGGAGGACCCGGCGACCCTCTCGCGGCCGATCCTCACCGGCATCCTGCGCGAGCGCCTCGGCTACGACGGCGTGGTGGTGACCGACTCGCTCGGCATGGAGGGCGTGCGCACCAAGTACGGCGACGACCGGGTCCCGGTGCTCGCCCTCAAGGCCGGCTGCGACCAGCTCCTCAACCCGCCGGACCTCGACCTCGCCTGGAACGCCGTCCTGGACGCCGTACGCGGTGGCGAGATCTCCGAGGAACGGCTCGACGAATCGGTTCTGCGGGTGCTGCGGCTCAAGGCGCGGCTCGGCCTGCTGCGCGACCCGTACGTCACGCGCGCGGGGGTGGACCGGGTCGTCGGCAGGCGGGCCCACCTCGACGCGGCCGACCGCATCGCGGACGCCACGACGACGCTGCTGCTCAACGAGGGCGGGCTGCTGCCGCTGAACCGGCTCACCCACCGGAACGTGCTCGTGGTGGGCGCCGACCCGGCCTCGCCGTCCGGCACGACGGGGCCGCCCACCGCGACGCTCACCGCCGCCCTCGACGGGCTCGGTTTCACCGCGACCGCCCTGTCCACGGGCACCGCCCCCACCACGGCCCGCATCGAGCAGGCGGTCGCGGCGGCGGCCGGGAAGGACGCGGTCGTCGTCGCCACGTACAACGTGTCGGCGACCAGCACCCAGCGCACCCTCGTCGCACGGCTCGCCGCCACGGGCGTGCCCGTCGTGGTGGTCGCGATCCGCAACCCGTACGACGTCGCCCAGCTGACCGGCCAGCGGGCCGTGCTCGCCACGTACTCCTGGACCGACGTGGAACTGCGGGCCGCCGCACGGGTCGTCGCCGGGCGGGTCCGCCCCGAGGGGCGGCTGCCGGTGCCGGTCCCGCGGGCCGACGACCCGACGCGGGTGCTGTATCCGATCGGGTACGGGCTCTCGTACTGA